CTGTCCATCCCACGTGCCGCCACTCATGAAGGCTTCGCCGCTGGCATTGATCGCGGCGATCACCGCGTCGCTGATGTTGCTGCCATCATGCGCGTTGAACTGGATCAGCCCCTGGTTCATCGTCGGCCGCGCGACGCCGGTCGCCCCCGGTAACGCGGCCATGCCGTCATAGATGGCGGCGGCATGATCGCAGCATCGCTCGATCATGGCCGCGAGACCGTCGCGGCCCAGCTCCATCAACGCCGCCAGAGCCGGCAAGGCGCGGGCTCGGCGCGACCATTCCGGGGTGAAATCCATCGGATCACGGACATCGCCGCCCGTCGTCAGATACGCCGCCGTCATCCGCATCGCCGCGCTGTGCGCACGCGGATCACGAGTGATGGCCATGCCGCAATCGTAGGGCGTGTTCAGCCATTTATGGCCATCGGTCGCCCAGCTATCGGCCCGTTCCACCCCGGCCACAAGCAAGGCGAGCCGCGGGCTGGCATTGGCCCACAGTCCGAAGGCGCCGTCGACGTGGACCCACGCGCCCGCCGCCTGCGCGATCGGACACAGCGTCGCAAAATCATCGCAGGCACCGATATTCAGGTCACCGGCATTGAGGATGACAATGGTCGGTGCGTCGGGGGCGAGTGCCAGCGCAGTACGCAGCACGTCGGGTGAGACGCGGCCGGGTCGGTTGCCGCCAAGCGGAACCACGCAGTCGCTGCCCAGCCCGAGCAGGCGGAGCGCCCGCGTCACCGAGGAATGGTGATGCGCGTTGGCGAGTACACGGACGACCGGGGCACCTTGCAGTCCCTTGGCTTCGACGTCCCAGCCGTGGCGCGCCAGCACCGCATGACGCGCGGCAGCGAGTGCGGTGACATGCGCCATTTGGCAGCCGGTGACAAAGGCATAGCTGCAATCGGACGGCAGCCGCAGCGCCTCCAGCAAGAACCGCCCGGCGACTTCCTCCAGCACGGCGCCGGCGGGACTGGTCGATGCCAGCACGGCATTCTGATCCCACGCCGAACACATGATGTCGGTAGCCAGCGCGGCGGGGAGCGCCCCGCCCTTCACCCAGGCGAAAAAGCGGCCGCCGGCATTGCCCGTCAATCCCGGCTCAGCCGCTGCAGCAATCGCGCGGACGACTTCGGTGGTGGGCAGGCCATGCTCCGGAAGATGCGTCGGCAGTGGTGCGCGCATTTCGCCGGGCGTACCGCGCGAGGCGACGGGGCGGGTGTCGAGCGAGGCCAGATAGCGGCGAGCTTCGGCAAACGCGATATCGAGGGCGTCCATGGTGAGAGGGTAATGAGCGGACCTCATCACGTCCATGTTGTCCCGGCGTCGGCGTACGGCAGCCACTCGGTCCTCTCAAGTGCACGCCCTGCAATGCCGCTGCCACACAGACGCCAGTCACGGCACGGGTCGTGGGCCAGGTGTTCGACAGCATCGCTGCTGCCCTGCTCCGCGTGGAGCCCCCGCCCCCGTGCGCGTCATTGGCATCGGGCTCAACAAGCGCAGTGTGCTGCTGGATATGGTGCGCGTGGTTGCGGTATGGACCAAACGAGGGTTGGGGAACGTGGCGGTGTTTGGCCCGCAAACGCAGAGAAAAACCGGCGAACGCTACCCAATGACCTGCGACAACACACGTTGCATGTTGCCGCCAGCTACCTTGGCCACATCAGTGGCTGAGAGCCCCTTGGCTCGGAGCGCGGTCAGCCAATCCGGTAGCTGCGTGTAGTCACCAAGCACGGGCTTGAGGTTGCCATCCATGTCGGTGCCCAGGCCCACGTGGTCTACGCCGACGGTGTCGATGAGCCGCACCGTGTTCGCGACGAACTCGTCGAAGCTGGCGTTGAAGCCGCTGGGCCACGCCCCGATCACCCCGCCGGTGCCGGCTACGAGCTTCGCATGCTCAACACCGATGGCGCGCGCTGCGAGCAGACGCGCGTCATCCAACTTGAGAATGCTGTGCGAGAGGATGAGCGGCGCCGAGGTCTGCGAAGCCACATCGCGCACGGTCTCGAACGAGGCGTGCGCCACATCGATTACGATGCCCTTCGCGGTCAGCCGCTTGACGACCGCCTTTCCGGCCGCCGACAGTCCGCCGTGCTGACTCGGCTGCGTTTGCAGATCGCCCAGCACGTTGGGTACATAGTGCACCAGTTGCAGTGAGCGCACGCCGTCGTCGTAGAGTTGATCGACACGTCCCGCGTCTCCTTCCAGGAACTCGCCTCCTTCACAGGCGAGGTATGCCGCCACCGCGTGCTCACGGTGGGCACGCTGCAGGTCCGACGTGCGCGTGGCGAGGAATGCGGCCGTCGTCCGCATGAGCGCCGTCAGGTCGGCGAGCTGTCGCCGATACTCGCGCGCCGCATCCCCCTTCGCGTATCCACCGTGCGTGACCACGCCGTTGGGCGTCAGTTCGATCAGCGGACCGTCGGCCACCAGGCTGAAGAAGGCGCCCGTCAGTCCGCCCGCCTGCATACCGGCGACGGTCCGCCGGTGCGCTTCGTCTCCCAGGTACTCCGGTCTCCCCTTCTGAAAGGTGGCGCCGGGGTGCGCGTGAAGATCGAAGACGATCGGCGCGGGTTGCCGCTCGTGCGTGGCGTTCGAGACCGCGCACTCGACGGATCGCTGCGCCTTTGCCGCCCGAGCCAGCAATGAGACGCCGGCGGTGGCCAGCGCACTGTCGTGAAGGAAGCGGCGGCGATTGATCATGTCCCAATGTTCAACCACCGGAGCGGGCGAGCAAGCCTCACACCATGCGCTGTCGGTGCAGCGTATCAGCGACGCTGGAAGAGTGACCCGATGGACTTCTTGACTCCCGCCGTCAGTTCGGGCGTAAACTCACCAACAACGGCGCTCGCATAGCCAACCGCGTAGGCCGAGAGTGAAGCGCGTGCAGCACGGGAGACCGATCGCTGGCTGCTGTGCAGCGTAAGCTCCCTCCCGAATCCACTGGCGGCCGACCCGAGTATCCGACCAGCGGACAGACCGGTTCGTACGTGCTCCGCCTGCGTGCACGGAGCATCGCAGTGACACGCCAGCAGATTCTCTTTGTCAGCCAGCCCTGTTCTTGGAAGGAATCCGGATGGACGCGGACCCTTGAGCATCAGGTATGGCGGTCGCCGCCTTCCTGATGCGGGCTGAGCCAGGCCTGATAGCGCGCACCGATCTCGGCGCCTCGCGCCGGTTGCAGTTGCGGCGGGGGCTCGGTGACAAGGGCCTGCGGCGCCATGGCGAGGGCCGCGATCGGAACCCAAGCCCGGAGATTGAACGGGGGGAACATGCGTGATCTCCGGATGTGAGCCAGGCGGGATGCCTGACCGCCCACATCATGGCATACACAATGTCACGGTGACACGATGCACACTACGAGAACCCCTGGCACGCGGTCTCAGGGATCGGGCGGCGCGGCCACCGGCGTGAACGTCGGCGCGATCGATTGCACGCTGCCCAACATCACCCCGGCCACCATGTTCACGCCCACGTCGAGCGGCATCGGCTCGAAGCGCTTGAGCCGGATCCCCGACGCGATGTCACGCCGGACGACCTCGAAGAACAGATGCGACTCAGCGACATCGGGCCACGCGCAGGGCCGGATCGGGCTCTTCGGTGACCAGCGGGTCCAACACCAGGCCGAGTTCGGGGGCGAGGTCCTGCGCCTGCTGGGTGGCAAGCCCGGCATCCAGCAGCCGCGCACGCATCGACTCGCGGCGCTGGGCCGCCACCCGCGGTCGGTGATCGGGACTGGCCGCCATGGGATGTCAGAGCGCTGGGGATTCAATTCGGGGCGGTGGAGTACGGCATGACCGGCCACCGCGCGAGCACCGTCCGGCTGCGCGCCGTCGGGCATTCCGATGTGTCGGAGGGAGCGGTCACGGCCATGGCGCCCCGGTCGTACGTCAGCCGTCCCAGCGCGACGACATGAGTCAACGCAAAGTCCGACACGCGCGTTCCTACGGATGCGTCCTGTTGCCGAAGCGATCGACCGTCAGCGGCGCGCACCACATCGGACGACCGCTCGCCACAGAAGCTGGCGTCAGCAGTTCCAACAGGGGAGGACGAATCACGCTGTCTCTGATCCCTGCAGTTTGCGTCACGGCGTGTCTGGCTGGTTGCGCGTCCGCGCCTAGCGTTCCTTCCGCAGCGCGCAATGAACTGGCACCAACCGGGAAGCTGCGTGTCGGGTTGATTCTCTCCAATCAGGTGTTGGTGAGCAGGGATTCGAAGACCGGAGAGCTTCAGGGCGTGACCGTCATCCTGGGGAAGAAGCTCGCTGGACGGCTCGGCGTACCGTTCGAGCCGGTGGGCTATCCCAATCCGGCGGCGCTGGTGAAGAGCTTCGGCGGACACGAATGGGATATCGCCTGTCTTGCTTTCGATCCGGCGCGCGCGCACGAGGTCAACTTCTCGCTACCCTACATGGTCGTCGACAACACCTACCGCTCGGAGCGGGCGGACGCCTATGCAGAAAACGCCCACATGCTCAGCCTCTATTCCGAACGGCTTCCCGGGTCCCGCGTGCTCGCGGGGCGCTATACCGTGATTCAACATGCGATGGCGACGCCAGAGAAAAGCGCAGCCGCAGCGCAGTACGTCAGAGAGTTCGTCGTGGAATCCATAGGCGATGGGACCATCCGAGACACCATCGCAAACGCAAAGTTGCGCCGCGCTCGTGTCGGTCCTTGAATCGCGTCCCAGTGACCTTCTACGGCCCGGGCGTGAGGGCTGACCTCTTGTCGCACCGGATCTGCGGCAGCAGGCGGTGTCCAGTTCTGACGGTACGCGATTTCCAACGTTTGGCCACAGGAGTCCCATCGATGGCAACGCTCTGCAGCATCAAGGCGCCGCACCCCGGCGACGTACCGGCATGACCACCGTCCGCATCGCCCTGGCGAGCGTCCGCGTCCCGGCGACTCCGGAGGAGTCAGTGCGCCTGGCGACTTCGGCGGTCGCCGAGGCCGGACGACAGGGCGCACTCGTCGTCTGCTTTCCGGAGTGTTTCGTTCCCGGTTATCGGTGGCCAGGTACTACCGCCCCGCCGCCAGATCCCGCGTTCCTGGAACGGGCGTGGGCGGATGTGGCGGTCGCCGCCAAGGCTGCGGGCATCACCGTGATCCTGGGGACGGAACGTGTGACTGACCGTGGACTGCAAATCACAGCCTGCGTCATCAGTCCCGACGGCACCGTCGCGGGGTGGCAGGACAAAGGGCAGCTCGACCCGTCGGAAGAATCCATCTATCCGGCATTCGCCACCGAGCGTCGCGTCTTCACGGCCGGCCCACTCACGTTCGGGATCGTGATCTGCCACGAAGGTTGGCGGTATCCGGAAACGGTGCGGTGGGCGGCGCGGCGCGGCGCACAGGTCGTGTTTCACCCACACGCACACATCGCCGAGCCCGGGAGCTATCGTCCCGTCACATTCGCGGATCCCGCCAACACGTTCCACGAGAAGGCGATCCTGTGTCGCGCGGCCGAGAACACCTGCTACTTCGCGTCGGTGAACGGCGCGAGTGACGGATCAGGAATCACGTCGGCCGTCGCACGCCCGGACGGTACGTTGCAGTGCTATCAGCCATACGGGAAAGAGGGCTTGCTCGTGGCCGACCTTGATCTCAGCGTGGCCACCGGACTCCTTGCCTCGCGGTGCCGGACCTCGCCGATGTAGGCAGGTCTTGTTGTCGCCACGAAGACTTTGTTGCAAAAGGAGAGCAGCCAGGCCGACGCTGCCGGCATGGTCGCGTCGCTCCGCGCGCGCGGTGTCGTCTTCGAGCAGTATCCTTTTTCAGGATGGCGACGACATCTGGGATGCCCCAGGCGGCGCACGCATTGCGTGGTTCAAGGATCCAGATGGCAACCTGCTCTCCCTGACCGAGGGGCGCGCCGCATAGCGACGCCGGCGGCGTGGGGCGGAGACCGATTGCCTGGGCGGACACATCCGCACCACGTGCACGTTCGCGCTCGGACCCGCGACGTACGACCAGGAACCCCGCGACAGACGAGCGACCAGCAGGACCTGTTCCTCATCACACCATGCGTACTGCTCCCGAGCTATCCCGACATCGGCGCGCCCTTCGGACGCATCATGCGCCTGGACCTGACACCGGACTCCCTACTGGCAATCGTGGTCCGTGATTCGCTGCAGTTCGAGCCGGGCAGCGGAGTCGGCGAAGGCGAGGGGTCACGGCGGGGAGATGAGGGGCAGACGACGATGCAATCCATCGCCACATGACAATCGACTTGCAGAACGCCCAATTGCTGGCCGTCACCGTCATTTTCGCGCTCTTCGCCGGCGCGGAGCTGCTGCTGGGCCATTTCTTTCCGCACTCGGCTTCCGCCGAGGACAATCGGCTCGACGTGGCGGTCGTGCTCACCTTCCCGATCATCTCGGGGACGGTCTTTACGGCGTCCAAGGCCCTCTGCGCGTGGGTAATGCCGGAGCTGCGCGACGCGTGGGCCGACTGGCCCTGGTGGCAGATGGTCATCGTGCTGCTTCTCGCGGATGATCTCACGCAGTACTGGTGGCATCGCCTCTCGCACACCTCGGTCATGTGGCCGCTGCATCGTGCCCATCACTCGGCGGCCTACATGAGCGTGCGCGTGGTGTATCGCAATAACGCGTTCTACTACGCCCTGTCGCCCGGTCTGTGGTTCAGCGGTGCCCTGCTGTATCTGGGCTTCGGCTGGGTGTTCGTAGGCTACAGCGTGGTGAAGCTTACCGTGATCATCGGCGCGCACTCGGCGGTGCGATGGGACCAGTGGCCGTATGCATGGCGTCCGCTGCGCCCGCTGGCGTGGCTGAAGGAGCGCACGATCTCCACGCCGGCCACGCACTTCGCCCATCACGCCCTCACGCAGGACGACGGCATCGGCCACTACAGGGGCAACTACGGCAATCTGCTGTTCTTCTGGGACGTGCTCTTCGGTACGGCGCGCATCACGCGGCAGTATCTGCCGGCCTACGGGCTCAACGACGACCGTCGGCACGGCGCCGAGCGCTGGTACCACCAGCTGTTGTTCCCGGTCTTCCGTTCACGTCGGGCCGAGACGGTGCTCGGATACGAGAAGCACACACCGATCGACTGACGAGGGAGCCGCGACAGCAGCGGCGGGGCCCGCGAGTTGGGGCACGTCACACGCAGTCCACGCGCGCCTGCCGACACTGCCTGCGGCGCCACCATGGCCGCCGCGGGGACGAGCCGTTCCACCTGCGTGCGCGCGAACGCGACCTGCCGTGCCGTGCTGTTGCGCTATCCCTCCGCAGCCTCGGCGGTGCAGACGCCGCGGGCGGCGAATCGCCCACGATCAGTGGGCGTCGGACGTGGCGGAGGTAGGCGAGGCCTTGGTCCCGCCCGCGGGGGACCGCCCCGTCAGACCAACCGGAGCACCGCCTCGTAGGCGGCCATGGTCTGCGGCGAGGGATCGACGCCCAGTTCCTCGGCAATCAGGCGCCGGCAGGCTTCGTAGGCCATCAGCGCCTCAGCGGTGTTTCCCATAGCCGCGTGGGCGCGCATCACGAGGCGGTGACCGGCCTCACGGAACGGCTGCAGGGTGAGCATTTCGTGGCCGTTCTGCAGGGCCAGTGCGGGCTCCTCGTTGGTGAGATACACCGTGCCGCGCACGTCGAGCGCCCGGAGGCGGATCTCGCGCAGGCGGTCCCGCCATGCGTCCACCCACGCTCCCTCCTCGCCGGGGAAGAAGGGGCGGCGCGCGATATGATGCGCGACCGCACTCGGTCCGTAGGCCATCGGAATGCGCCCCAATCGAATGGCGGCTTCGGCCTCGTGCACCGCTTCGGCCGCTGCTTCCAGGTCGACCCAGAGCGGTACCGGCGCGCGCAGCTCGTAGGTGCCGCGTGCGCCGATGAGCGCGTCCGCCCAGCCGGCGCCGAGCGGCGTCAACATGGCGCGCAGCCTGGAGATGATGGCGTTGAGGGCGCTGTCGGAGGCGCGGGGCGGCCGCTGCGGCCAGAGGATGTCGGCCAGTTCGCTTCGGGCCATCGGGCGCCCTCGCTCGAGCACCAGCGATGCGAACGCCAACCGGGCCTGCTGGCTGGGAAAGCCGGAGGTCGTGATCCAGCCGACCGCGCTCTCCAGCGTCAGATGCCCCGCGAGGTAGATGCGAACGGCGGGAAGCGGGCGGCTCGCCGTCTCGGTCACCATGGCCGGAGTCGCCACCAGCGTTCTCTCCAAGAAATCACCCAGTGTTCGCCAAATTGCCGTAGCAACATAGCGCGTGTCTACGCAGACGGCGCCTTCGCTGGCGCGCGACGACCGCGAGACCGCCCAGTCCCATGGCCATCAGCGCGTGCCTGGACACCGGTCGTTGTGTCGAGATCCAGCGGCATCCACGGCGACGATGTCCAAGACCGGCACGTTTCCCGAAAACGGCATGACGATCAATCCACGTCGTCCCAGCTCAGCGCCTACTGCATGCTCGGCGAGCTGTCCCGTACGTGCGAAGCGGCCAACTGACCGCCCTTCTGCTCACAAGACTCCGGCCGCTTTCTCAGCAGCAACCGGCGTCAGGCGCCCGATTCCTGCGCGAGGATCCGGGCGATCTGCCGACGATGCGCGAGATCGTGCCCGGCGATGATCCTGACCATTTCTCGCAACGATTCTGGGCCGCGATCCCCGTGGATCCCGACGCGGTCCCACGTGGCACCACTGACCCGCGCCCAGAGGCGAAGATGCCGGTCACGCAGCGCGCTTCCGAAAATGCCCGTCTGCAGCGAGCACCGTTAGGCCCGCGGCGTCTACAAGCCCCGGCGCCCCAGGGCGTCGCCGCTCTTTCGATTGCTTTCGGATCACCTGCACCGCCTGCACCCTGCAGACGGTCTACGACGAGCGCTTCGCGCGCGAGTACGGCCCGTGGCGCCCCGTGGTCGCGCAGGTCGCGGACACGTTCCTCGAATGCGGCGTGCTCGACCACGGCTTCGCGCGCATCCGGTGCGACGCGTGCACGCACGAGTATCTGCTCGCGTTCTCGTGCAAGTGCCGCTACTTCTGCCCCAGCGGTCACGCCAAGCGGCTCGCCATCTGGACGCGGTGGCTCGACACCACGTGGCTCGCGCCGGTGCCGCACCGGCAGGTGGTGCTCACCATCCCCAGGCGGCTCCGCGCCTACGGTCTGTACCGCCGCCGCCTGCTCGGCGAGATCGCCCGCGCCGCCGCCCGCACCGTCACTGCCGCCATTCGCACACTGACCGGCGAGCGCGACCTCGCCGTGGGGATCGTCGCGTGCCTGCAGACGCACGGCTCCCGGGCGAACTGGCATCCGCACCGGCACCTCCTCGTGACCGACGGCGGCTTTCGGCCCGACGGGTCGTTCGTCACGTGGCTCACCCACGACACGGCGCGGTTGACCGAGGCGTTTCGCCGCGCCGTGCTGCGGTTGTTCGTGCGGCTCGAACTCTTCGACAAAGACCAGGCCGCGGGCATGCTGACGTGGCCGCATTCCGGGTTCCACGGGCACACCGCCGTGTGGGAGGCCCCCTTCGGGTCCCCGTGGACGATCGCGCGTTCGCCACCCGCCTCGCGCGCTCCTGCGCCCGGAATCCCGTCGCGCTGGAGCGGCTGACCTACGACCGCGCCGACAAGGCGGTGACGTACCGGTCGGACACGTCCGAGGGCCCGACGGCGGGCACCGAAACCGCCGACCCGCTCGAGTTCCTGGCCCGGGTGCTGGTGCACATCCCCGACCAGGGCCACGTCACCACGCGGGACTCTGGCTGGTATGCCAACCGTCCGCGTGGGATGCGACGTCAGGCTGAGCCCGCCGCGCTCGAGGCGCCGCCCGTGATCATCCCCGCGCCCCGACTCGCGCCGACCGAGGCCAGCCGCCGGTGGGCGAAGGCCCTACGGCGGCGCTCCTCCAGCAGATCGTTGAGGTGGACCCGCTGGCGTGCCCGTCCTGCCACGGCGCGATGCGGATCGTCGCCTATATCAGCCAGACGTCGGTGATCGACCCAATCCTCACCCACCTCCGGACCCGCGCCGCCCGTGAGGCGCACGCCGGGCCACGGAGCCCCCCATCGACGCGGGCCCCCGCGAGCCGGGGCACGGCACGCGCCCCACGCCGTTCCGCCGACGCGCCGCGTGTCACCGGAGTACGGCCCCGAGGCCCCGCCACCACGCGGGGACCGCCGGCGTGGGCGGCGGTCTCACCTCGGCGGTCCCGCGGCCCCGCCGGCCCCGGGTCACCCGTCCGGACCGCAGACCGAACGGCCCGCGAGGCGCACCGGCGCGGTGGCCGTCGCGCCGAAGCCCTCTCACCGGTGCGCTCGAGGCAGGGGACCAGGGCCTGTACTCCGCCCACCTCGATTGAATTTCCTATCCTCGGCGTGACCACGATCTCATGGCGATGGAAGATGAATTCGCGACGCACACCATCGCGAGTGTTTTCGACGCGGCGTGGCTCCTCACGGAGATTGAGGAGCACGTGATGCTGTGTGAACCCGTGCTCCGGCATCTCGGCAGCCGGCGCTTCGAAGTACTCGAGTGTCAGTAGGCTCGATGCCGCGGCGGAGACGGCACCGGTGCTCTCCAGCAGGGGCGCGGAGGGATAGATCTCCTGGTACCGCATCATCGCCGCCGTCGATGCACGGACGGTCCACGGCAGACTCGACGCTGCCGCACGCGGGCGCGTGCAGCGTCCCGCGCCGGGGTGCGCGCTTCTGGCACCAAGAATCCACCCTGAACCGCGAGACCACGCGGCGCGAGCGTTCGAAGTGCGGAGCCGCACGTTGCGGCGGCGCGCGGAACGCCAACGGTCTCGCCTTCGAGGAGGCTGAAGACCGTCGAGATGCTCAGGGTCGTTCGGATTCGCATTGACGTGTCCGGTGCGCCGAACGCTGCGCGTTCAGCTGCAAGCACAATTCCGTGAGTTGCGGTTGTGGGGCCTTGGCAAACCTTGCGGGAAGATGGAGCCGAGGCCCCATCACCGCTACCGCACCACGCGCGCGTCGGCTGCAAGGGTCGCTGCGCGGCGCCGGACCGCACGAGGCGTTCCACGGTCTCGCGATGGAGCATCGGGACGCGCCACGTACACTCCGCAAGAGACGCGTGGTGCGAAACGCCCTGCAGCCGGAATTTCCGCGCGTTTCGATGCTGCGCGTGTCGATCCGAGTTCCGAGACGGCTGTCTGCCAGAAGACGATCCACCAGCACCAAGAGATCACGAGCGCGCTCGCCCACAGTGGAATACGTCCGCTGCCCACGCGGACTCCGCGCTTCCGGCACGCGCGGGGTACCACACGCGAGTCACCAACGGGCGTCCGACGCGGCCATCCCAGTCGGTGCGACTGGAATACACATAGTGCCGCGTGATGCGACCGACCGGCGGAACGCGGACCTCTGCGTTGGAGCATGCCGTCGGCGGTCTGTTTGGTCCCTCGTCGAAATCCGCCATGGCCCGCTACAGGCCGGTCGATGCCCGATAACGCAATGACCAGACGGGCGCACCCGCCTACGCCCCGGCGATGCTCCTGCGGGTCGTGCTCTTCGCCCAGTCCCGTGGGCTGGCGAGCAGCCGGGCGATCGCCCGGGCGTGTGAAGAGCACATGGCCTTCATCGCAATGCGTCCACGCATCGGAGTGGTACCCACGCGGAATTCGAGCGGCAGGCCGAGAAGATGGAGCGGGCGGCGGACGCGATGCTGGCGCGCCATCGGCAGCAAGCGGCGTCAGGTGGTGCCCGTCGGTGCACTCGCGAAGCGGCGCTGCACGTTCTCCAAATGATGCCGATTGTGATAGAGCGTGAACAGCAGCATTTCGCGGAC
The DNA window shown above is from Gemmatimonas sp. and carries:
- a CDS encoding pyridoxal-dependent decarboxylase translates to MDALDIAFAEARRYLASLDTRPVASRGTPGEMRAPLPTHLPEHGLPTTEVVRAIAAAAEPGLTGNAGGRFFAWVKGGALPAALATDIMCSAWDQNAVLASTSPAGAVLEEVAGRFLLEALRLPSDCSYAFVTGCQMAHVTALAAARHAVLARHGWDVEAKGLQGAPVVRVLANAHHHSSVTRALRLLGLGSDCVVPLGGNRPGRVSPDVLRTALALAPDAPTIVILNAGDLNIGACDDFATLCPIAQAAGAWVHVDGAFGLWANASPRLALLVAGVERADSWATDGHKWLNTPYDCGMAITRDPRAHSAAMRMTAAYLTTGGDVRDPMDFTPEWSRRARALPALAALMELGRDGLAAMIERCCDHAAAIYDGMAALPGATGVARPTMNQGLIQFNAHDGSNISDAVIAAINASGEAFMSGGTWDGQRVMRISVCGWNTNSGDVVRTVAAAAAALRGLR
- a CDS encoding membrane dipeptidase — protein: MINRRRFLHDSALATAGVSLLARAAKAQRSVECAVSNATHERQPAPIVFDLHAHPGATFQKGRPEYLGDEAHRRTVAGMQAGGLTGAFFSLVADGPLIELTPNGVVTHGGYAKGDAAREYRRQLADLTALMRTTAAFLATRTSDLQRAHREHAVAAYLACEGGEFLEGDAGRVDQLYDDGVRSLQLVHYVPNVLGDLQTQPSQHGGLSAAGKAVVKRLTAKGIVIDVAHASFETVRDVASQTSAPLILSHSILKLDDARLLAARAIGVEHAKLVAGTGGVIGAWPSGFNASFDEFVANTVRLIDTVGVDHVGLGTDMDGNLKPVLGDYTQLPDWLTALRAKGLSATDVAKVAGGNMQRVLSQVIG
- a CDS encoding transporter substrate-binding domain-containing protein — protein: MSQRKVRHARSYGCVLLPKRSTVSGAHHIGRPLATEAGVSSSNRGGRITLSLIPAVCVTACLAGCASAPSVPSAARNELAPTGKLRVGLILSNQVLVSRDSKTGELQGVTVILGKKLAGRLGVPFEPVGYPNPAALVKSFGGHEWDIACLAFDPARAHEVNFSLPYMVVDNTYRSERADAYAENAHMLSLYSERLPGSRVLAGRYTVIQHAMATPEKSAAAAQYVREFVVESIGDGTIRDTIANAKLRRARVGP
- a CDS encoding carbon-nitrogen hydrolase family protein, with the protein product MTTVRIALASVRVPATPEESVRLATSAVAEAGRQGALVVCFPECFVPGYRWPGTTAPPPDPAFLERAWADVAVAAKAAGITVILGTERVTDRGLQITACVISPDGTVAGWQDKGQLDPSEESIYPAFATERRVFTAGPLTFGIVICHEGWRYPETVRWAARRGAQVVFHPHAHIAEPGSYRPVTFADPANTFHEKAILCRAAENTCYFASVNGASDGSGITSAVARPDGTLQCYQPYGKEGLLVADLDLSVATGLLASRCRTSPM
- a CDS encoding sterol desaturase family protein; this encodes MTIDLQNAQLLAVTVIFALFAGAELLLGHFFPHSASAEDNRLDVAVVLTFPIISGTVFTASKALCAWVMPELRDAWADWPWWQMVIVLLLADDLTQYWWHRLSHTSVMWPLHRAHHSAAYMSVRVVYRNNAFYYALSPGLWFSGALLYLGFGWVFVGYSVVKLTVIIGAHSAVRWDQWPYAWRPLRPLAWLKERTISTPATHFAHHALTQDDGIGHYRGNYGNLLFFWDVLFGTARITRQYLPAYGLNDDRRHGAERWYHQLLFPVFRSRRAETVLGYEKHTPID
- a CDS encoding BTAD domain-containing protein encodes the protein MATPAMVTETASRPLPAVRIYLAGHLTLESAVGWITTSGFPSQQARLAFASLVLERGRPMARSELADILWPQRPPRASDSALNAIISRLRAMLTPLGAGWADALIGARGTYELRAPVPLWVDLEAAAEAVHEAEAAIRLGRIPMAYGPSAVAHHIARRPFFPGEEGAWVDAWRDRLREIRLRALDVRGTVYLTNEEPALALQNGHEMLTLQPFREAGHRLVMRAHAAMGNTAEALMAYEACRRLIAEELGVDPSPQTMAAYEAVLRLV
- a CDS encoding transposase zinc-binding domain-containing protein, with translation MQTVYDERFAREYGPWRPVVAQVADTFLECGVLDHGFARIRCDACTHEYLLAFSCKCRYFCPSGHAKRLAIWTRWLDTTWLAPVPHRQVVLTIPRRLRAYGLYRRRLLGEIARAAARTVTAAIRTLTGERDLAVGIVACLQTHGSRANWHPHRHLLVTDGGFRPDGSFVTWLTHDTARLTEAFRRAVLRLFVRLELFDKDQAAGMLTWPHSGFHGHTAVWEAPFGSPWTIARSPPASRAPAPGIPSRWSG